A stretch of the Corvus moneduloides isolate bCorMon1 chromosome 8, bCorMon1.pri, whole genome shotgun sequence genome encodes the following:
- the CCDC186 gene encoding coiled-coil domain-containing protein 186 codes for MEEYLPEMQSTLEPVSLSDDASSKTLDDEKSGKTSGMEDCSSISCAGGDAGVLERESSLLPSDQDSAAVDISSNGVPAEGQQQSGGADCSANAYCERQAEGSTKPEHLPSEELEQHDPKTNQTEQSLMEILQDLREESDFVKKSSDKIYSESPYDTDCTKKLISTIHQTSSQEDLLKEIESELLSTDFSKGPKLPNGVQKGEHALAVFEKCVQDKYLQQEQTITKLIKENKKHQELILEICSEKDNLKDELKKRTETEKQHLSIIKQLEARIEELNKEVKASKDRLVTQDAAAKNTIQQLHKEMAFRMEQANKKCEEARHEKETMVMKYVRGEKESLDLRKEKEVLERRLRDANKEIEKLTNKIKQLSQEKGRLHQLYEAKDGEATRHNREIEKLKEEISSHVIKVKWAQNKLKTEMDSHKETKERLKDAMTKLTEAKEEGDQIRKNCQEMIKSYQESEEIKSNELDAKFRITKGELEKQIQEKSDHLEVQHAKIKELEDLKRTFKESMDELRTLRTKVKCLEDERLRTEDELSKYKEIINRQKSEIQNLLDRVKTVDQLQDQHQRDEQEINALKEEIDGSNSLIADLQKDIEGSRKRESELLIFTEKLTSKNAQLQSENNSLQSQLDKLSYSERELQNQLECVQQAKDDLAIKLQKEEDQRKSEVETLQAQLASEQEELSALKTHVDELKDDLATQKRKHAANLKDLTKQLQLARRKLDQMENGNYDKEVSSMGSRSSSSGSLNARSSNEDRSPENTGSAVAVDSFPEVDKAVLVERILRLQKAHARKNEKMEFMEDHIKQLVEEIRKKTKIIQSYILREEAGTLSSEASDFNKVHLSRRGGIMASLYTSHPADSGLTLELSLEINRKLQAVLEDTLLKNITLKENLQTLGTEIERLIKHKHELEQRIKQT; via the exons ATGGAGGAATATTTACCAGAAATGCAGAGCACACTGGAGCCAGTCAGTCTGTCAGATGATGCCTCTTCCAAGACCCTGGATGATGAGAAGTCTGGTAAAACATCTGGAATGGAGGACTGCTCAAGCATCAGTTGCGCTGGAGGTGATGCTGGTGTCTTGGAAAGGGAATCGAGTTTGTTGCCCTCAGATCAGGATTCAGCAGCTGTTGACATAAGCAGCAATGGGGTCCCAGCAGAAGGACAGCAGCAGTCTGGAGGGGCAGACTGCTCTGCTAATGCCTACTGTGAAAGGCAGGCAGAAGGCTccacaaaaccagaacatttaCCTAGCGAAGAACTTGAACAACACGATCCAAAAACTAACCAGACAGAACAATCATTAATGGAAATATTACAGGATCTGAGGGAGGAATCTGACTTTGTGAAAAAATCGAGCGATAAAATCTATTCAGAAAGCCCTTATGACACAGACTGCACAAAGAAGCTTATTTCCACAATACATCAGACTTCCTCACAGGAGGATTTGCTAAAGGAAATAGAGTCTGAACTCTTATCCACGGATTTTTCAAAGGGACCAAAGCTCCCCAATGGTGTGCAGAAGGGAGAACATGCCTTGGCTGTGTTTGAAAAATGTGTGCAAGATAAATACCTGCAGCAAGAACAAACCATTACAAA attgattaaagaaaataaaaagcatcaaGAACTGATTTTGGAAATCTGCTCAGAAAAGGACAACTTAAAAGATGAATTGAAAAAAcgaacagaaacagaaaagcagcacctCAGCATTATTAAACAG CTGGAAGCAAGAATAGAAGAGCTTAATAAAGAAGTGAAAGCTAGCAAAGACAGACTTGTAACTCAAGATGCAGCAGCCAAAAATACTATTCAGCAGTTGCATAAAGAGATGGCCTTTCGAATGGAACAG gcaaacaagaaatgtgaGGAAGCTCGCCATGAAAAGGAAACGATGGTGATGAAATATGTCCGAGGAGAGAAGGAGTCACTTGACCTCCGAAAGGAAAAAGAGGTCCTTGAGAGAAGACTGAGAGATGcaaacaaagaaatagaaaagcttacaaataaaatcaaacaactttctcaggaaaaaggaagattgCACCAGCTCTATGAAGCTAAG GATGGTGAAGCCACTCGACACaacagagaaatagaaaaattgaaAGAAGAAATCAGTTCTCATGTTATCAAAGTAAAATGGGCTCAGAAcaaattgaaaacagaaatggatTCACACAAG GAAACCAAAGAACGCCTCAAAGATGCAATGACAAAATTAACTGAAGCAAAAGAAGAAGGAGATCAGATAAGGAAAAACTGTCAGGAAATGATAAAATCCTATCAA GAGtcagaagaaattaaatcaaatgAATTGGATGCAAAATTCCGAATAACTAAAGGAGAACTAGAGAAACAAATTCAGGAGAAGTCTGATCACCTGGAG GTGCagcatgcaaaaataaaagaactggAAGATTTGAAGAGAACATTTAAGGAAAGCATGGATGAGCTTCGAACACTGAGAACAAAG gtAAAGTGTCTAGAGGATGAGCGCTTAAGAACAGAAGATGAGTTATCCAAgtataaagaaataataaatagacagaaaagtgaaattcaGAATTTGCTGGACAGAGTCAAAACTGTAGATCAGCTGCAGGATCAACATCAGAG AGATGAACAAGAAATTAATGctttaaaggaagaaatagaTGGTTCCAATTCTCTGATTGCTGATCTTCAGAAGGACATTGAAGGTAGTCGGAAAAGAGAATCTGAGCTATTGatattcactgaaaaattaacCAGTAAGAATGCACAGCTTCAGTCTGAAAACAATTCCTTACAGAGCCAGTTGGATAAGCTTTCTTACAGTGAAAGAGAGCTGCAGAATCAGCTGGAGTGTGTTCAACAGGCTAAAGATGATCTG GCCATCAAGTTACAGAAGGAGGAGGATCAGCGAAAGTCGGAGGTTGAGACCCTGCAGGCTCAGCTGGCCtcagagcaggaagagctgtCGGCACTGAAGACTCACGTGGATGAACTGAAGGATGACCTGGCTACCCAGAAGCGCAAGCACGCAGCCAACCTGAAAGACCTCACAAAACAACTTCAGCTAG CACGGAGGAAATTGGATCAGATGGAAAATGGTAATTACGACAAAGAAGTCAGCAGCATGGGGAGCCGTTCCAGTTCATCAG GGTCCCTTAACGCGCGCAGCAGCAACGAGGATCGGTCCCCTGAGAACACTGGCTCTGCAGTGGCTGTGGACAGCTTCCCAGAGGTGGACAAGGCTGTCTTGGTTGAAAGAATACTAAGGCTGCAGAAGGCACATGCTCGAAAAAATGAGAAGATGGAGTTTATGGAGGATCACATTAAACAGCTGGTGgaggaaatcaggaaaaaaacaaa AATTATTCAGAGTTATATTTTGCGGGAAGAAGCTGGAACACTGTCATCAGAGGCCTCTGACTTCAACAAAGTACACTTGAGTAGGCGTGGTGGGATTATGGCATCTCTGTATACATCTCACCCTGCAGACAGTGGGCTCACATTGGAACTCTCCTTAGAGATAAACAGGAAGCTTCAGGCTGTGTTAGAGGATACATTACTGAAGAATATTACATTGAAA GAAAACCTGCAAACTCTAGGAACAGAAATAGAACGGCTTATTAAACACAAGCATGAACTGGAACAGAGAATAAAGCAGACATAA